AATATTACTCCAGCGCAGCCTGAACGTCATCATGGTTCCGACCAGGATCAGCAGGATGATGTGATTGTGGATATGGAAGTCCTGAATGTCGTCAGCAATCACGGTGGTGATGCTTCTTTCCTGCAGTATCTTTTGGGACTTTTCGAGAAACATGGTCAGCAAAGTCTGGATGAATTGAAAGCCGCTTTGCAAAAGCGCGACCCCGCTGCTCTACGGCATGTCGCCCATCGTTGGCGTGGCAGCTGTTTGAATGTTGGGGCTGTGCGTCTGGCTGAAGTGCTCGGCCGCATCGAGGATGATCCCATCAACGGCCAGGAAGCCGATGAGAGCCTTGAGGCGATTGGAAAAAATTGCGAGGATCTTTTTCTGAGAAGCTGCCAGCAATTGCGCCAGCAGCTTCCCGGAATCCATCCTTCCTAAGGCGCCGCTGATTCAGGGAACCAATGGCAGAGCCAGTTCTGTGAGGCGCGTTCCCGTCTGAATCAACTGCACAGGATACTGCTCGTTCACATAGTTCGCATAGAGTGGATCGCGCGTGTCCACCACCACGACGAGTCGATGTCCCGCCGGGATATCATAGGCTGCGATGTTCAGGTCAACCACGACTTCGTTGGAACGATCCAAGGGGGACCGCTCGCTGACCACTCCGTGCGTGATCAAAGTGCCCTTGGCCCAAGGATCGCAGTCATAGAGATAGGCGATCATCTGCTGGGGAATCTTGTGGGCAGCGGACCAGATGCGAACCTGTGGAGCACCCCGCAGTCGGGCGGACGATTTGAATTTATCCGTCATATAAAGCGCGGCGTGGCGTCGATCAATTTTGGTGAGCTGCTTGATGATCGGCAGATTCAAAGTTGCATCGGCCGTATCGGAAAGCAGCGGCAGACCACTGGTCGCACCGGAGTCCACGCTGCCGGTAAAGGCCACGCCATTGATGGCTTCAGAAATGTCCTCGGCAATCTCTTCGATGATTCCAAGATCCGCCAGCTTATTCACGGGCTTCAGCTGCATCAGAGGCTGCTTGCTGACCAGAGTCGGAAACTCGGCATAGAATTCCCGTCCACGCGGCGCCTGCATCGAGATGGGGGCCTGGCTGCGCAGGCTGGATGGAAGCTCCATCAGGTAGGTATCAAACCAACGGTGCGTTTCATTCCAGATGTCGCTTGGAAAGCCAAAGAGCCCGGGAATCGCGGAACTCGCGTGGATTCCCTTGTCCAAATAAAACTGCTTGGGGCCCTGCAGTTTCTCATAGAATTCCCGCATCTGCGCCGGTGGAAAAAGCCCATCCTGATAGCTGTTCGCGACCAGGACCGGAGCCTTGCGCGCGTTGATCTTATCCACGTAACTCAGAGGCGAACGTTCCACAGCCCAGGCGCGCGCGACGTCCGCTTCCACATTGTTTCGCAGGCGACGGGCCTGAATGCCCACCTCCGGATCCAGTCGTCCAAGCAGCTTGCCTGACAGCAAAAGAAGATTCATCCACACTTCGCGAATGGTTTCCTTGCCGTAAAGCGCCTGCTCCAGATTACCCCAACCGCTCATCGCCACAGCGGTTCGAATGCGCTCCTCGTTGGCCAGGGCCATCAGGGAAATACCGGCCCCATAGGAGACGCCGGCCATGCCGAGCCGCGTGACGTCGAGGCGCGTGTTCTCTTCCATCCAGTCGATCATGGTGCTGACGTCCCGCAGGTCGTTCGGTCCGGCGACGGTCACAAGGCCTTCAGACGTGCTGAAACCCCGCGTGGCATAACTCAGCACCACATAGCCCTTGGCTGCGAATCGGCGCGCCTGCAGATGGTATTCATCCTCGGTCAGCGTCCACGAATTCACAAAGATCAGACCGGGACGGTCACCAGGAAAATCCTTGGCCTTGGGTTCGAAGAGTATGGCGGCGAGTTCAGTGCCATCAAAAGACGGGATGCGGAGGCGGGTTGTTTCGAACTTATCACCCCAGACTTTCAGGTCTGAATCGGATGACTCTTCAGGCGTCGGGCCGCCACAGGCAAACAGGAACAGTAGGAAAAAGACAATAGGATACCGCTGCAATCCATTCGCTGTCATAGTGATCCCCCCGGATGTGACAATGAAAATGGAGAAACGTATGGGCACACCGGTCAGGAGGGCGAGTCCTGACCAGTGTTATGTCCTTCATTCTGTCAAACTATGTAAAACTGTCTGTATGAAGGTCAATACATTGGGCGCACGTTTAGAATGACCGATGCATTTCCGCTTTGTCCAGTAAAAAGTTGAAAGGCGAACACTGCCAAAGAGTCATAATATCGATTCTTGAAGCGCTGGTCGAAAGCCTGGAAATCTAGTAAAATGGCTGCTGTCCGGTTAGGTCCAGAGGAGAATACTTATGAATTATGCGTTCGCGTTCGTGCTCGGTCTTCTGCCCCTGTCACTGCAGGCTGCTGACAATAACGAAGGGTTTCAGGCCACCCGGCAACTCACGGGTGAGTTGCTAAATGATAAAGAATCATTTGGTGGCAAGGTTGTTGATACGATGGATGTTGCAGATTATACCTACGTGCAGTTTGCGCATGGCAAGGAAAAGTTCTGGCTGGCGACCAGCAAAACCAAGGTGAAGAAAGGCGACAGCGTTTCGTTTTCCGATCCTCAGACCATGCATAAATTCCACAGCAAGTCGCTCAATCGAACCTTTGATCAGATCTATTTCGTGACGACGCTGAACGTCAAACCACAGTTTTAAGTCTGCGGCAGCTGGTCGAGCAGCATT
This window of the Oligoflexus sp. genome carries:
- a CDS encoding Hpt domain-containing protein; protein product: MQSNITPAQPERHHGSDQDQQDDVIVDMEVLNVVSNHGGDASFLQYLLGLFEKHGQQSLDELKAALQKRDPAALRHVAHRWRGSCLNVGAVRLAEVLGRIEDDPINGQEADESLEAIGKNCEDLFLRSCQQLRQQLPGIHPS
- a CDS encoding CocE/NonD family hydrolase; amino-acid sequence: MTANGLQRYPIVFFLLFLFACGGPTPEESSDSDLKVWGDKFETTRLRIPSFDGTELAAILFEPKAKDFPGDRPGLIFVNSWTLTEDEYHLQARRFAAKGYVVLSYATRGFSTSEGLVTVAGPNDLRDVSTMIDWMEENTRLDVTRLGMAGVSYGAGISLMALANEERIRTAVAMSGWGNLEQALYGKETIREVWMNLLLLSGKLLGRLDPEVGIQARRLRNNVEADVARAWAVERSPLSYVDKINARKAPVLVANSYQDGLFPPAQMREFYEKLQGPKQFYLDKGIHASSAIPGLFGFPSDIWNETHRWFDTYLMELPSSLRSQAPISMQAPRGREFYAEFPTLVSKQPLMQLKPVNKLADLGIIEEIAEDISEAINGVAFTGSVDSGATSGLPLLSDTADATLNLPIIKQLTKIDRRHAALYMTDKFKSSARLRGAPQVRIWSAAHKIPQQMIAYLYDCDPWAKGTLITHGVVSERSPLDRSNEVVVDLNIAAYDIPAGHRLVVVVDTRDPLYANYVNEQYPVQLIQTGTRLTELALPLVP